Proteins encoded within one genomic window of Brassica rapa cultivar Chiifu-401-42 chromosome A09, CAAS_Brap_v3.01, whole genome shotgun sequence:
- the LOC117128412 gene encoding golgin subfamily A member 4-like codes for MVESWRKTHVELGLKGEELAKMETDLEKCRDDVSAEMEVLSRTQTHRRELDEEVERKTKDLTLVQKKLAECEKLFETSTSELVKTQDELECKREDLGQMEADFQRHRVKVITEKDDWERTQTHSRELEEEIERKRKDLTMVLDKIEECERHLESVEEQLDSQRKLRETQSSELVSKEKELQALSLDIDLREQTVISLNNDMESKAKELENVQKLIEERSAHCESFKLLIEEHSEELVSKEKRYDEITDDIRKLSLEIVFQEKTLGRAQAFIKKLSEKQDSAENKVDWTEKKLNSTRRHLERCIAKHKSKKKELRSVKDRYRDCLEDLDIKEKELKSVESILTERNKQVEEGEKMMQDLNSSIEELMGQLKLKQEEVCSINKTITECSGELKAKMKQRDQVQSSLTDLIAELSSVKKKIQDSLKELQSKEVELKDKSFALEERAKKVEEAEARLVDLERKSDGFQMKVEAKRKELNFIKNQVEVSLAESNAEEVRLSELRRLVEECAAEKILKASELSEVVETCRQMKTDLERYHAQVSAEMETLRKLEEAAERKLKDLTLVQDNIAECEKMFETRSSELVSKEKELEVLSLKIDLREQTVMSLNSDMKEACQRMENIQKLIEERSRQCESLKLLFEKHNEQLASAEIAPSLTPGTIVSLVP; via the coding sequence ATGGTGGAATCTTGGAGAAAGACTCATGTTGAGCTTGGTTTGAAAGGTGAAGAGCTAGCAAAGATGGAGACTGATCTTGAGAAATGCCGTGATGATGTTAGCGCAGAGATGGAGGTTTTGAGTAGAACTCAAACTCACAGGAGAGAGTTGGATGAGGAAGTTGAGAGGAAGACAAAAGATCTCACATTGGTTCAGAAAAAGCTTGCGGAATGTGAGAAGCTGTTTGAAACAAGCACCTCAGAGCTGGTTAAGACTCAGGATGAGCTTGAATGTAAGCGAGAAGATTTAGGACAGATGGAAGCTGATTTTCAGAGGCATCGCGTTAAGGTCATCACAGAGAAGGATGATTGGGAAAGGACTCAAACTCACAGTAGAGAATTGGAAGAggagatagagagaaagaggaagGATCTTACAATGGTTCTTGATAAAATTGAGGAATGTGAGAGGCATCTAGAATCGGTGGAAGAGCAATTAGATTCCCAGCGGAAGCTGCGTGAGACACAGTCATCTGAGCTTGTCTCTAAAGAGAAGGAGTTGCAAGCACTTAGTCTGGACATTGACTTGAGGGAACAGACTGTCATATCCCTAAATAATGACATGGAATCAAAAGCCAAGGAGTTGGAGAACGTTCAAAAGCTAATTGAGGAAAGGAGTGCACATTGTGAGTCATTCAAGTTGTTGATTGAGGAACACAGTGAAGAACTTGTTTCTAAGGAGAAGCGATATGATGAGATAACGGATGATATTCGTAAGTTATCCTTGGAGATTGTCTTTCAAGAGAAGACATTGGGAAGAGCTCAAGCTTTTATTAAAAAGCTCTCTGAGAAACAAGATTCAGCAGAGAACAAAGTGGATTGGACAGAGAAAAAGCTGAATTCGACGAGAAGACATCTAGAAAGATGCATTGCTAAGCATAAGTCAAAGAAAAAAGAGCTTCGCTCTGTGAAGGATAGATACAGAGATTGCCTCGAAGATCTGGATATCAAAGAGAAGGAGTTGAAGTCTGTAGAATCAATACTCACTGAGAGAAATAAACAAGTTGAGGAAGGAGAGAAGATGATGCAAGATTTGAATAGCTCCATTGAGGAACTTATGGGACAGCTCAAGTTGAAACAAGAAGAGGTTTGttcaatcaacaagaccatcaCGGAATGCTCAGGTGAGTTGAAGGCTAAGATGAAACAACGTGATCAGGTTCAGAGCTCACTTACTGATCTTATTGCTGAGCTCAGTTCTGTCAAGAAAAAGATTCAAGACAGCTTGAAAGAGTTGCAATCTAAAGAGGTGGAGTTGAAAGATAAAAGCTTTGCACTTGAGGAAAGAGCTAAAAAGGTTGAAGAAGCAGAAGCCCGGCTTGTTGATTTAGAGAGGAAGTCTGATGGGTTTCAGATGAAAGTTGAAGCAAAGAGGAAAGAACTAAACTTTATCAAGAACCAGGTTGAGGTTTCTCTAGCCGAGTCCAATGCAGAGGAAGTGAGACTATCTGAGCTTAGGAGATTGGTGGAAGAGTGTGCGGCAGAGAAAATATTAAAGGCAAGTGAGCTTAGTGAGGTAGTGGAAACATGCAGACAGATGAAGACTGATCTTGAGAGATATCATGCTCAGGTCAGCGCAGAGATGGAGACTCTGAGGAAGTTGGAGGAGGCAGCTGAGAGGAAGTTGAAAGATCTCACGTTGGTTCAAGACAATATTGCGGAATGTGAGAAGATGTTTGAGACACGGTCATCTGAGCTTGTCTCTAAAGAGAAAGAGTTGGAAGTGCTTAGTCTGAAAATTGACTTGAGGGAACAGACGGTCATGTCCTTGAATAGTGACATGAAGGAGGCTTGCCAACGGATGGAGAACATTCAAAAGCTAATCGAGGAAAGGAGTAGACAATGTGAGTCACTAAAGTTGTTGTTTGAGAAACACAATGAACAACTTGCTTCAGCTGAGATTGCGCCTTCTCTAACACCTGGTACAATTGTCTCTCTAGTACCATAA
- the LOC103837343 gene encoding uncharacterized protein LOC103837343: MFKDPGRFVLTSVEKALTDASERGELSLEEPILMALVPLLEELARVGISTDPGLQSDATKVAREWVRMMGASVEKSQLEAWAFLQFILAFGLVKQTQPDQTLQLASYVSHFKHAPKLFESLGLTHAIPGKYYFYNTYVALVCFFLNSLCSNKDQTLLLISTGFVTELLNKAMCIPAVRFMFYFKVENKFSPLEILKEQINNLRRSAKESRRYESQVKDFSNPSLLVKLYIVFDG; this comes from the coding sequence ATGTTTAAAGATCCAGGCAGGTTTGTTCTAACATCTGTCGAAAAGGCACTGACGGACGCTAGTGAGAGAGGAGAGTTGAGTTTAGAAGAGCCTATACTAATGGCTTTGGTTCCCCTTCTGGAGGAGCTGGCACGTGTTGGTATCTCTACTGATCCTGGTCTACAGTCTGATGCAACCAAAGTGGCACGTGAATGGGTTAGGATGATGGGAGCTAGTGTTGAAAAGTCGCAGCTTGAGGCTTGGGCGTTTCTGCAGTTCATCCTTGCATTTGGATTGGTGAAACAAACTCAGCCGGATCAAACTCTACAGCTTGCCTCTTATGTTTCTCACTTCAAACATGCGCCAAAGCTCTTTGAGTCTCTTGGTCTCACTCATGCCATCCCAGGTAAGTATTACTTCTACAACACATATGTCGCAttggtgtgtttttttttaaactctctCTGCTCTAACAAAGATCAAACTCTTCTTTTAATCTCCACAGGCTTTGTCACAGAGCTCCTAAACAAAGCCATGTGTATTCCTGCAGTCCGGTTTATGTTTTACTTCAAGGTGGAGAACAAATTTTCTCCACTGGAGATCTTGAAGGAACAGATCAACAATCTCAGACGCTCAGCCAAGGAAAGTAGAAGATATGAATCACAGGTTAAAGACTTCTCCAATCCATCTCTTCTTGTCAAACTGTATATTGTGTTTGATGGTTGA
- the LOC103837328 gene encoding FRIGIDA-like protein 5 isoform X2 produces the protein MGDLMEKARSSLALVDLSKHNFHRTLDSLQESAHSLLLLSVQWKEIEGHFDSTKGLLEDRAKELQAREESLNGRAMELEDKEKELSSVHDSFKAKVDEFEKMEVRFHSECKEALETRKAEFEGFTKRIESMEKELEQQRDLRHEFEPLVSMLGKDKGCSSVATSVDDLVKRNQALARMIPCLDPAKLVLDAIQASLKDFNDSVVLKSCTVLLEKLMEMNLPITWEVNQEATQIGINWISMAKANTNNDSLVLCCLLFLAAYGLASVTTREVLLTLLERFLLYDQAPRLFRLLELEHSVYGVVETLKNKEEYLAVLRFICEFRLYKLCPRGRPGALLHAYLISSERAARVPFGTVNLMEAQKARKEKIKADATMALECIQERKAEHMFPPKILNKLSLLKNGESAAKRAMEPVHKSSENQDTTKRQRLTEPTTPTQNSTGMLTHVYVSSGEKIDESGVNHQPDGKETHPPSTEAKPNNLCGSINADMLREVLEKKPLESDLSNAFRCTSNPAKLVLDTSMSLCPTNLEGSSYQFKLLITSDSCNLLLDQLKKLPVQIGHPVKGDAKKLAVYWREMITKSKSDELEVVCFLKFLGIYGIVSEFKTTDLLNLLDNSYWHTACPDLCQFLGLDNAITGFIQDLIKTGHRLKAVNYIYSFGMLHKFHPVSAIINDSLRITKESAEKAFRDAENEPASQVAAIDRQIRSLRAGIKCITCHKLESEFQLDDLEERIKSLLKLRRNVSDTAEPPSLGEVGSVSSNNTRLEHSTTAAVSSSASKPGSRGQKRSQSSVHVASHTSNHFPEHGSSLNQRLTWPVDHYGRGFNSDYNHNQWTQPEGPPQYQYHQYYQQYDPYHRNHF, from the exons atgggtGACTTGATGGAGAAGGCAAGGAGCAGTCTAGCGCTTGTTGATCTAAGCAAACACAACTTTCACCGAACCCTAGATTCTCTCCAGGAAAGCGCtcattctcttcttctcctttccgTTCAATGGAAAGAGATCGAAGGGCACTTCGATTCCACGAAAGGCCTTCTCGAAGATCGAGCCAAAGAGCTACAAGCACGCGAGGAATcactcaatggccgagccatgGAACTTGAGGACAAGGAGAAGGAGCTTTCTTCGGTTCATGACTCGTTCAAAGCCAAAGTGGATGAGTTTGAGAAGATGGAGGTGAGGTTTCACTCGGAGTGCAAGGAAGCTTTGGAGACAAGGAAGGCAGAGTTTGAAGGGTTTACAAAGAGAATCGAGTCCATGGAGAAGGAACTAGAGCAGCAGAGAGATCTCAGACATGAGTTTGAGCCACTTGTTTCAATGTTGGGTAAAGACAAAGGCTGCTCAAGTGTTGCAACGTCTGTGGATGATTTGGTTAAGAGAAATCAAGCCTTGGCGAGAATGATTCCGTGTTTGGACCCGGCAAAGCTTGTTTTGGATGCTATACAAGCGTCTCTTAAAGATTTTAATGATAGTGTTGTTCTTAAAAGTTGCACCGTTTTGTTGGAGAAACTGATGGAGATGAATCTACCTATCACATGGGAGGTGAACCAAGAAGCGACTCAAATTGGTATTAACTGGATAAGTATGGCAAAAGCTAACACAAACAATGACTCTTTGGTGTTATGTTGCTTGTTGTTTCTGGCTGCTTATGGTTTGGCCTCTGTGACTACTCGTGAAGTGCTGTTAACCCTTTTAGAGCGGTTCCTTCTGTATGATCAAGCGCCGAGACTGTTTCGGCTTCTGGAGTTAGAACATAGTGTTTATG GTGTGGTTGAAACTCTAAAGAACAAGGAAGAGTACTTAGCAGTACTGAGATTCATATGTGAGTTCAGGTTATACAAGCTTTGTCCAAGAGGGAGACCAGGAGCCCTTTTGCATGCGTACTTGATTTCATCAGAAAGAGCTGCTAGAGTTCCTTTTGGAACTGTAAACTTAATGGAGGCGCAG AAAGCGAGGAAGGAGAAGATAAAAGCTGATGCAACCATGGCACTTGAGTGCATCCAAGAGAGGAAAGCTGAGCATATGTTCCCTCCTAAGATTCTTAATAAGCTGAGTCTACTAAAGAACGGTGAATCAGCAGCCAAGAGAGCAATGGAACCAGTTCATAAAAGTTCTGAGAATCAGGACACAACCAAACGACAAAGATTAACCGAACCAACCACTCCTACACAGAACTCAACAGGTATGTT AACACATGTGTATGTTTCTTCAGGTGAGAAGATTGATGAATCAGGAGTTAATCATCAGCCAGATGGCAAAGAAACACATCCACCAAGCACTGAAGCTAAGCCAAACAATCTCTGTGGCTCCATCAACGCAGACATGTTAAGGGAGGTACTAGAAAAGAAACCTCTAGAGAGTGATCTCTCCAATGCTTTCAgatgcacatcaaatccagcaAAGCTAGTTCTAGACACATCCATGTCTCTATGTCCTACAAACCTTGAAGGGAGCAGCTACCAATTCAAGCTGCTGATTACTTCAGATAGCTGCAACTTATTGTTGGACCAGCTGAAGAAGCTCCCTGTTCAAATAGGACATCCAGTAAAAGGGGATGCAAAGAAACTTGCTGTTTACTGGAGAGAAATGATTACAAAGAGTAAGAGTGATGAGTTAGAAGTAGTTTGTTTCCTAAAGTTTCTAGGTATCTATGGGATAGTGTCAGAGTTCAAGACCACTGACCTTCTAAATCTACTGGACAACTCTTATTGGCACACTGCATGTCCTGATCTTTGCCAGTTTCTTGGTTTAGACAATGCCATTACAG GTTTCATTCAAGACCTCATAAAGACTGGGCATCGCCTCAAGGCAGTTAACTACATATACTCCTTTGGTATGTTACATAAGTTCCATCCTGTTTCTGCTATTATAAACGATTCATTGAGGATTACAAAGGAGTCTGCAGAGAAGGCGTTTAGAGACGCAGAGAATGAACCTGCATCACAG GTTGCTGCAATAGACAGGCAGATCAGGTCCCTAAGAGCCGGCATTAAATGCATAACGTGTCACAAACTTGAGTCAGAGTTCCAGCTCGACGACCTGGAGGAGAGGATCAAGTCGCTTTTGAAGCTTAGAAGAAACGTGTCTGATACGGCAGAACCACCAAGTTTAGGAGAGGTTGGTTCTGTCAGCAGCAACAACACACGTTTGGAACATTCAACGACGGCGGCTGTTTCCTCCTCTGCTAGCAAACCGGGTTCGAGAGGACAAAAGCGAAGTCAGAGCTCAGTACATGTTGCTTCTCACACAAGCAATCACTTTCCTGAACATGGCTCTTCCCTGAATCAAAGACTGACTTGGCCGGTGGATCATTACGGCAGAGGTTTCAACTCTGACTACAATCATAACCAGTGGACACAACCGGAGGGACCCCCTCAGTATCAGTATCACCAATATTATCAACAGTATGATCCTTATCACAGGAATCATTTCTAA
- the LOC103837328 gene encoding FRIGIDA-like protein 5 isoform X1, translating into MGDLMEKARSSLALVDLSKHNFHRTLDSLQESAHSLLLLSVQWKEIEGHFDSTKGLLEDRAKELQAREESLNGRAMELEDKEKELSSVHDSFKAKVDEFEKMEVRFHSECKEALETRKAEFEGFTKRIESMEKELEQQRDLRHEFEPLVSMLGKDKGCSSVATSVDDLVKRNQALARMIPCLDPAKLVLDAIQASLKDFNDSVVLKSCTVLLEKLMEMNLPITWEVNQEATQIGINWISMAKANTNNDSLVLCCLLFLAAYGLASVTTREVLLTLLERFLLYDQAPRLFRLLELEHSVYGVVETLKNKEEYLAVLRFICEFRLYKLCPRGRPGALLHAYLISSERAARVPFGTVNLMEAQKARKEKIKADATMALECIQERKAEHMFPPKILNKLSLLKNGESAAKRAMEPVHKSSENQDTTKRQRLTEPTTPTQNSTGEKIDESGVNHQPDGKETHPPSTEAKPNNLCGSINADMLREVLEKKPLESDLSNAFRCTSNPAKLVLDTSMSLCPTNLEGSSYQFKLLITSDSCNLLLDQLKKLPVQIGHPVKGDAKKLAVYWREMITKSKSDELEVVCFLKFLGIYGIVSEFKTTDLLNLLDNSYWHTACPDLCQFLGLDNAITGFIQDLIKTGHRLKAVNYIYSFGMLHKFHPVSAIINDSLRITKESAEKAFRDAENEPASQVKDSCPFFVFSQLKRELCCNAE; encoded by the exons atgggtGACTTGATGGAGAAGGCAAGGAGCAGTCTAGCGCTTGTTGATCTAAGCAAACACAACTTTCACCGAACCCTAGATTCTCTCCAGGAAAGCGCtcattctcttcttctcctttccgTTCAATGGAAAGAGATCGAAGGGCACTTCGATTCCACGAAAGGCCTTCTCGAAGATCGAGCCAAAGAGCTACAAGCACGCGAGGAATcactcaatggccgagccatgGAACTTGAGGACAAGGAGAAGGAGCTTTCTTCGGTTCATGACTCGTTCAAAGCCAAAGTGGATGAGTTTGAGAAGATGGAGGTGAGGTTTCACTCGGAGTGCAAGGAAGCTTTGGAGACAAGGAAGGCAGAGTTTGAAGGGTTTACAAAGAGAATCGAGTCCATGGAGAAGGAACTAGAGCAGCAGAGAGATCTCAGACATGAGTTTGAGCCACTTGTTTCAATGTTGGGTAAAGACAAAGGCTGCTCAAGTGTTGCAACGTCTGTGGATGATTTGGTTAAGAGAAATCAAGCCTTGGCGAGAATGATTCCGTGTTTGGACCCGGCAAAGCTTGTTTTGGATGCTATACAAGCGTCTCTTAAAGATTTTAATGATAGTGTTGTTCTTAAAAGTTGCACCGTTTTGTTGGAGAAACTGATGGAGATGAATCTACCTATCACATGGGAGGTGAACCAAGAAGCGACTCAAATTGGTATTAACTGGATAAGTATGGCAAAAGCTAACACAAACAATGACTCTTTGGTGTTATGTTGCTTGTTGTTTCTGGCTGCTTATGGTTTGGCCTCTGTGACTACTCGTGAAGTGCTGTTAACCCTTTTAGAGCGGTTCCTTCTGTATGATCAAGCGCCGAGACTGTTTCGGCTTCTGGAGTTAGAACATAGTGTTTATG GTGTGGTTGAAACTCTAAAGAACAAGGAAGAGTACTTAGCAGTACTGAGATTCATATGTGAGTTCAGGTTATACAAGCTTTGTCCAAGAGGGAGACCAGGAGCCCTTTTGCATGCGTACTTGATTTCATCAGAAAGAGCTGCTAGAGTTCCTTTTGGAACTGTAAACTTAATGGAGGCGCAG AAAGCGAGGAAGGAGAAGATAAAAGCTGATGCAACCATGGCACTTGAGTGCATCCAAGAGAGGAAAGCTGAGCATATGTTCCCTCCTAAGATTCTTAATAAGCTGAGTCTACTAAAGAACGGTGAATCAGCAGCCAAGAGAGCAATGGAACCAGTTCATAAAAGTTCTGAGAATCAGGACACAACCAAACGACAAAGATTAACCGAACCAACCACTCCTACACAGAACTCAACAG GTGAGAAGATTGATGAATCAGGAGTTAATCATCAGCCAGATGGCAAAGAAACACATCCACCAAGCACTGAAGCTAAGCCAAACAATCTCTGTGGCTCCATCAACGCAGACATGTTAAGGGAGGTACTAGAAAAGAAACCTCTAGAGAGTGATCTCTCCAATGCTTTCAgatgcacatcaaatccagcaAAGCTAGTTCTAGACACATCCATGTCTCTATGTCCTACAAACCTTGAAGGGAGCAGCTACCAATTCAAGCTGCTGATTACTTCAGATAGCTGCAACTTATTGTTGGACCAGCTGAAGAAGCTCCCTGTTCAAATAGGACATCCAGTAAAAGGGGATGCAAAGAAACTTGCTGTTTACTGGAGAGAAATGATTACAAAGAGTAAGAGTGATGAGTTAGAAGTAGTTTGTTTCCTAAAGTTTCTAGGTATCTATGGGATAGTGTCAGAGTTCAAGACCACTGACCTTCTAAATCTACTGGACAACTCTTATTGGCACACTGCATGTCCTGATCTTTGCCAGTTTCTTGGTTTAGACAATGCCATTACAG GTTTCATTCAAGACCTCATAAAGACTGGGCATCGCCTCAAGGCAGTTAACTACATATACTCCTTTGGTATGTTACATAAGTTCCATCCTGTTTCTGCTATTATAAACGATTCATTGAGGATTACAAAGGAGTCTGCAGAGAAGGCGTTTAGAGACGCAGAGAATGAACCTGCATCACAGGTAAAAGATTCATGTcctttctttgttttttctcaACTTAAAAGAGAGTTATGTTGTAACGCAGAGTAG